The Shewanella sp. MTB7 genome includes a window with the following:
- a CDS encoding amino acid adenylation has product MALFLSLSNQMCKMLKVPLERITDADGNNPGVQPISTNANRVSWQGQVIQLSGRQWQPYDDGSWLVVFMESHSRYCMIIHYPRKPDWETLQQDFYRHWKLHAIGWLRSNGFIQNDDDGMQILDNIEYYFEQTKVTSFRNLDRSIGAHIAEIQYYLHSLFDDHKPCYFDSEEAWELSMFINQQPRKINGLRSKKHQFIPVERFIDDALYRFASGISADDFPDVKPGSFPSPYPQKPVLKALE; this is encoded by the coding sequence ATGGCGTTGTTTTTAAGTCTATCTAACCAAATGTGTAAAATGCTGAAAGTGCCACTTGAGCGGATAACTGATGCCGATGGTAATAACCCTGGAGTGCAGCCGATTAGCACTAATGCTAATCGTGTGAGTTGGCAAGGGCAGGTTATTCAGCTATCGGGCCGTCAATGGCAACCCTATGATGATGGTAGTTGGCTGGTGGTGTTTATGGAGTCCCATAGCCGCTACTGCATGATAATTCATTATCCGCGTAAGCCAGATTGGGAGACGTTGCAGCAAGATTTCTATCGTCACTGGAAGTTACACGCTATTGGCTGGCTGCGATCTAATGGTTTTATTCAAAACGATGATGATGGTATGCAGATACTCGACAATATCGAGTATTACTTTGAACAAACTAAGGTTACGAGTTTTCGTAATTTAGATCGCAGCATAGGCGCCCATATTGCTGAAATACAGTACTATTTACACTCACTTTTTGATGACCATAAACCGTGCTATTTTGACAGCGAAGAGGCGTGGGAACTGAGTATGTTTATCAATCAGCAGCCGCGAAAGATTAATGGGCTGCGCAGTAAAAAACACCAGTTCATCCCGGTTGAGCGTTTTATCGACGATGCCCTATACCGTTTTGCCTCAGGTATTAGTGCCGATGACTTCCCCGATGTTAAACCGGGGAGTTTCCCCAGCCCCTACCCACAAAAGCCAGTGTTAAAGGCGTTGGAGTAG
- a CDS encoding helix-turn-helix domain-containing protein, with amino-acid sequence MKVTNSKQLSAYLKDARLNMKLSQSKVGSKVGIRQDTVSSFEQNPDSTKLETLFKILSALNLELDIKVRNSELTEQLNDDKSAASEQEWKEEW; translated from the coding sequence ATGAAGGTGACGAACTCAAAGCAGCTTAGCGCGTATCTCAAAGATGCACGATTGAATATGAAGCTCTCGCAAAGCAAAGTGGGTAGTAAAGTCGGTATCCGTCAGGATACCGTTTCAAGCTTTGAACAGAACCCTGACTCCACCAAGTTAGAGACGCTGTTTAAAATCCTGTCAGCACTGAATCTAGAGTTGGATATAAAGGTTAGAAACTCAGAGCTAACGGAGCAGCTTAATGATGATAAAAGCGCCGCCTCCGAGCAAGAGTGGAAGGAGGAGTGGTAA
- a CDS encoding type II toxin-antitoxin system HipA family toxin, which translates to MAVLDVYVNGYLVGEFTKSTTGSHLFKYAPKWLTTPGSRPISLSMPLRSQAYKGDEVYNFFDNLLPDNMEVRNRIVARHNAQSTQAFDLLAKVGQDSVGALQLVLHGQHPFDVKKIEAKDLSDEALEKVLKGYQSDIPLGMLVDEDDFRISIAGAQEKTALLNLDGRWQLPIKATPTTHIIKLPIGEIQSHSYTIDMNDSVENEYLCMMIVREFGLDVPHCSILKVGDIKALAVARFDRKLSSDGQWIMRLPQEDFCQTLNIPPAKKYESHGGPGIEQIMLYLLGSMNSERDRYNLMKSQVLFWLLAATDGHAKNFSLFIEVGGGYRLTPFYDIISMYPVIGGKGLNIRDAKLAMGLKATKGKKYQIAQIFPRHFLQTAKAVGFDLDAMVDILREVADSVDDVIMRVKAQLPEDFPVHIRDSILDGLKDRAKRLIAESYI; encoded by the coding sequence ATGGCTGTTCTGGATGTTTATGTGAATGGCTATCTGGTAGGTGAATTTACTAAATCGACCACAGGCTCTCATCTGTTTAAGTACGCCCCCAAATGGCTAACAACACCTGGAAGTCGGCCTATTTCATTGTCGATGCCATTGCGATCGCAAGCGTATAAAGGCGATGAAGTTTATAACTTCTTTGATAACTTACTACCAGATAACATGGAGGTGAGAAACAGGATTGTTGCTCGTCATAATGCGCAATCGACACAAGCGTTCGATCTACTCGCTAAAGTCGGCCAAGACAGTGTCGGTGCATTGCAGTTAGTACTTCATGGTCAACACCCTTTTGATGTTAAAAAGATTGAAGCTAAAGATTTATCCGATGAGGCATTGGAAAAAGTGCTCAAAGGTTATCAGTCAGATATTCCGTTAGGCATGCTAGTCGATGAAGATGATTTTCGAATATCGATTGCAGGTGCCCAAGAGAAGACCGCCTTACTTAATTTAGATGGCCGATGGCAACTCCCTATTAAAGCTACACCGACTACGCATATCATTAAGCTGCCTATCGGTGAGATACAGAGCCATTCATATACCATCGATATGAATGACAGCGTTGAAAATGAATACCTGTGCATGATGATAGTGAGGGAGTTTGGCTTAGATGTACCTCATTGCTCAATACTCAAAGTGGGTGATATTAAAGCGCTAGCAGTAGCGCGCTTTGATCGTAAATTATCCAGTGATGGCCAATGGATAATGCGATTGCCGCAAGAGGATTTTTGTCAGACGTTAAATATTCCACCTGCAAAAAAATATGAAAGTCATGGTGGTCCCGGTATTGAACAAATCATGCTTTATCTACTCGGCTCTATGAACTCAGAGCGAGATAGGTACAACTTAATGAAGTCACAAGTGTTGTTTTGGTTATTAGCAGCTACAGATGGGCATGCTAAAAACTTTTCTCTTTTCATCGAGGTTGGTGGCGGATATCGATTAACCCCTTTTTACGACATTATATCCATGTACCCAGTGATAGGCGGCAAGGGGTTAAATATTCGCGATGCAAAGTTGGCTATGGGGCTTAAGGCGACCAAAGGTAAGAAGTATCAAATTGCTCAGATTTTTCCACGGCACTTTCTGCAAACAGCGAAGGCGGTAGGTTTTGATCTCGATGCTATGGTTGATATTTTGCGAGAGGTGGCAGATTCAGTTGATGATGTGATTATGAGGGTAAAGGCTCAGTTGCCCGAAGACTTTCCTGTACATATAAGGGATTCTATTCTCGATGGTTTAAAGGATAGAGCAAAGCGACTGATAGCTGAGTCATATATCTGA